The Lonchura striata isolate bLonStr1 chromosome 7, bLonStr1.mat, whole genome shotgun sequence genome window below encodes:
- the CYP26A1 gene encoding cytochrome P450 26A1, protein MGFSALVASALCTFLLPLLLFLAAVKLWDLYCVSSRDPSCPLPLPPGTMGLPFFGETLQLVLQRRKFLQMKRRKYGFIYKTHLFGRPTVRVMGAENVRHILLGEHRLVSVQWPASVRTILGSGCLSNLHNGQHKHRKKVIMRAFSRDALQHYVPVIQEEVSACLARWLGAAGPCLLVYPEVKRLMFRIAMRILLGFQPRQASPDGEQQLVEAFEEMIRNLFSLPIDVPFSGLYRGLRARNIIHAKIEENIRAKMARKEPEGGYKDALQLLMEHTQGNGEQLNMQELKESATELLFGGHETTASAATSLIAFLGLHHEVLQKVRKELQVKGLLCSSNQEKQLDMEVLEQLKYTGCVIKETLRLSPPVPGGFRIALKTLELNGYQIPKGWNVIYSICDTHDVADLFTNKEEFNPDRFMSPSPEDSSRFSFIPFGGGLRSCVGKEFAKVLLKIFTVELARSCDWQLLNGPPTMKTGPIVYPVDNLPTKFIGFSGQI, encoded by the exons atgggctTCTCCGCCCTAGTCGCCAGCGCCCTGTGCACCTTTCTGCTGCCCCTGCTACTCTTTCTGGCTGCCGTCAAGCTCTGGGACCTGTATTGCGTGAGCAGCCGCGACCCCAGCTGCCCGCTCCCGCTGCCCCCGGGCACCATGGGGCTCCCCTTCTTCGGGGAGAcgctgcagctggtgctgcag AGGCGGAAATTCCTGCAGATGAAACGCAGGAAATACGGCTTCATCTACAAGACTCACCTCTTTGGGCGGCCCACGGTACGGGTGATGGGCGCCGAGAACGTGCGGCACATCCTGCTGGGCGAGCACCGGCTCGTCTCCGTGCAGTGGCCCGCCTCGGTGCGGACCATCCTGGGCTCGGGCTGCCTCTCCAACCTCCACAACGGGCAGCACAAGCACCGCAAAAAG GTGATCATGCGCGCCTTCTCCCGGGACGCCCTGCAGCACTACGTGCCCGTCATCCAGGAGGAGGTGAGCGCCTGCCTGGCGCGGTGGCTGGGCGCCGCCGGGCCCTGCCTGCTCGTGTACCCCGAGGTGAAGCGCCTCATGTTTCGCATTGCCATGAGAATCCTGCTGGGCTTCCAGCCCCGCCAGGCCAGCCCCGACGGCGAGCAGCAGCTGGTCGAGGCCTTCGAGGAGATGATCCGCAACCTCTTCTCCCTGCCCATCGATGTGCCGTTCAGCGGGCTCTACCGG GGCTTGCGGGCACGCAACATCATCCATGCCAAGATCGAGGAGAACATCCGTGCCAAGATGGCCCGCAAGGAGCCCGAGGGCGGCTACAAGGATGCgctgcagctgctgatggaACACACACAGGGTAACGGCGAGCAGCTCAACATGCAG GAGCTGAAGGAGtctgccacagagctgctgtttggGGGCCATGAAACCACTGCTAGTGCTGCCACATCGCTGATTGCCTTCCTAGGGCTCCACCATGAAGTCCTGCAGAAAGTGAGGAAAGAGCTGCAGGTCAAG GGGTTACTGTGCAGCTCCAACCAAGAGAAGCAGCTGGACATGGAGGTCTTGGAGCAGCTGAAGTACACAGGCTGTGTCATCAAAGAGACCCTCAGGCTGAGCCCGCCTGTTCCCGGAGGATTTCGGATTGCACTCAAGACCCTTGAGCTAAAT GGTTACCAAATCCCTAAAGGTTGGAATGTTATTTACAGTATCTGTGATACACATGATGTGGCAGATCTCTTTACCAACAAGGAAGAATTTAACCCAGATCGCTTCATGTCTCCATCTCCAGAGGACTCCTCTAGGTTCAGTTTCATTCCTTTTGGTGGGGGCTTGAGGAGCTGCGTGGGCAAAGAGTTTGCAAAAGtccttctaaaaatatttacagtggAGTTGGCTCGGAGCTGTGACTGGCAGCTGCTGAATGGACCTCCTACAATGAAAACGGGCCCCATAGTGTACCCTGTGGACAATCTGCCTACCAAATTCATAGGTTTCAGCGGCCAAATCTGA
- the CYP26C1 gene encoding cytochrome P450 26C1: protein MPAGPSWPEAAALVLLALALLVTLCRHLWALRWSLSRDRASALPLPKGSMGWPFFGETLHWLLQGSRFHSSRRERYGNVFKTHLLGRPVVRVTGAENIRKILLGEHTLVSTQWPQSTQIILGSHTLLSSTGDQHRQRRKILARVFSRAALESYLPRIQKVVSWELRGWCMEPGSIAVYSSAKTLTFRIAARILLGLRLEEKQFKDLAKTFEQLVENLFSLPLNIPFSGLRKGIKARDMLHKFMEKAIQEKLQRNNPEDHSDALDFIMNSAKEHGKEFTMQELKESAIELIFAAFFTTASASTSLILLLLKHPSVIEKIRQELMSHELYQQSECCPAGPCLDTLTIQSRDREKPLSHPMAKDIHKDQSQPPAPVEEDSLQPSALLEPTVPRSTPCPGPGTPAAPGQSCHCTAEISLEKLSRLRYLDCVIKEVLRVLPPVSGGYRTALQTFELDGYQIPKGWSVMYSIRDTHETAAVYQSPPSSFDPDRFGASRPEAAGRFHYIPFGGGARSCIGKELAQAILKLLAIELVSTARWELATPGYPTMQTVPIVHPVDDGLQLYFHPLQPSQGHEA, encoded by the exons ATGCCGGCCGGGCCCTCCTGGCCCGAGGCGGCGGcgctggtgctgctggccctggctctgctggtcACCCTGTGCCGGCACCTGTGGGCGCTGCGCTGGAGCCTCAGCCGAGACCGCGCCAGcgccctgcccctgcccaagGGCTCCATGGGCTGGCCCTTCTTCGGGGAGACTCTGcactggctgctccag GGCTCCCGCTTCCACAGCTCTCGGCGGGAGAGGTATGGAAACGTCTTCAAGACCCACCTCCTGGGCCGGCCTGTGGTGCGGGTGACAGGCGCTGAGAACATCCGCAAGATCCTGCTGGGTGAGCACACGCTGGTCAGCACACAGTGGCCCCAAAGCACCCAGATCATCCTGGGCTCCCATACTCTGCTCAGTTCCACCGGTGACCAGCACCGCCAGCGCCGCAAG ATCCTGGCCAGAGTCTTCAGCCGTGCCGCCCTGGAGAGCTACCTGCCGCGCATCCAGAAGGTTGTGAGCTGGGAGCTGCGGGGCTGGTGCATGGAGCCAGGCTCTATCGCGGTTTATTCCTCCGCTAAAACCTTAACTTTCCGCATTGCAGCTCGCATTCTGCTGGGGCTCCGCCTGGAGGAAAAGCAGTTCAAGGATTTGGCCAAAACTTTTGAACAGCTGGTGGAGAACCTCTTCTCCTTGCCCCTCAACATACCCTTCAGTGGGCTGCGCAAG GGAATCAAAGCACGGGACATGCTACATAAGTTTATGGAGAAGGCTATACAGGAAAAACTGCAGAGAAACAACCCAGAAGACCACAGTGATGCTCTGGATTTCATAATGAACAGTGCCAAGGAGCATGGCAAAGAATTCACCATGCAGGAGCTAAAG GAATCAGCAATTGAGCTcatatttgctgcttttttcaCCACGGCTAGCGCTAGCACCTCTCTGATCCTCCTGCTACTGAAGCACCCCTCAGTGATTGAAAAAATAAGGCAGGAGCTGATGTCCCATGAGTTGTACCAGCAGAGTgagtgctgccctgcaggacccTGCCTGGATACCCTGACCAtccagagcagggacagagagaaACCACTTTCCCACCCCATGGCCAAAGACATTCACAAGGACCAGAGCCAACCCCCAGCCCCAGTGGAGGAAGATtccctccagcccagtgccctgCTGGAGCCCACTGTCCCCCGGAGCACGCCCTGCCCTGGCCCCGGCACCCCGGCAGCACCGGGGCAAAGCTGTCACTGCACCGCAGAGatcagcctggagaagctgaGCCGCCTGCGCTACCTGGACTGTGTGATTAAGGAGGTGCTGCGAGTGCTGCCCCCAGTCTCCGGAGGCTACAGGACGGCACTGCAGACTTTTGAGCTCGAT GGCTACCAGATCCCCAAAGGCTGGAGCGTCATGTACAGCATCCGTGACACACACGAGACAGCTGCTGTCTACCAGAGCCCCCCCAGCAGCTTTGACCCAGACCGCTTCGGTGCCAGCCGGCCAGAGGCTGCAGGCCGGTTCCACTACATCCCCTTCGGTggaggggcacggagctgcatcGGGAAGGAGCTGGCACAGGCCATCCTCAAGCTGCTGGCCATTGAGCTGGTCAGCACAGCCCGCTGGGAGCTGGCCACCCCTGGCTACCCCACCATGCAGACCGTGCCCATCGTGCACCCTGTCGATGATGGGCTGCAGCTCTACTTCCACCCCTTGCAGCCCAGCCAAGGCCACGAGGCCTGA